Proteins from a genomic interval of Helicoverpa armigera isolate CAAS_96S chromosome 9, ASM3070526v1, whole genome shotgun sequence:
- the LOC110369769 gene encoding uncharacterized protein LOC110369769, giving the protein MCAPAAAALLLAALAALPCRGTDADVAARILNETNNFQETGSQPTINKLYQMLHANFDLHNQSKLVENFNYSSVNLTDSFNLYNNLKYPTSVDKNQVECCLNVDHSDNKTNISFPNEGAKVIVNNVDEVDEKKNRKRRVVNVVRTFIEVTTSDTRRYLEATGSSLPSSHPPSLMERRRKPGETGSSAPLLNYIFDTYSNTHQHRNEKVGNGNSIYAAAAPEIEALVGSTAHLDCKVDALHDKLVSWVRRKNDEDPMELLTTGTQQYTADDRYSARFIPPDIWRLEVREVRPTDAAHYDCQLSAHPPRTARVTLRVPEVSVRIVDGAGAAVSEQVCEVGSTVALRCEVNGLKMEGGPSLLWYRKDDLLNDDTTRGGISVRTEFGSNGANSILRVARVRGDDAGRYTCAIARAPPPTPAPAHVILHVIKGESLAELHQGGSRTFTSSWVLTLALCVLLQA; this is encoded by the exons ATGTGCGCGCCGGCCGCCGCGGCGCTCCTGCTCGCAGCCCTAGCTGCCCTGCCTTGTAGAG GCACCGACGCCGACGTTGCCGCAAGGATATTGAACGAAACCAACAATTTTCAAGAGACCGGCTCACAACCAACTATAAACAAACTCTATCAAATGTTACATGCTAACTTTGACCTACATAATCAAAGCAAACTTGTCGAAAACTTTAATTACTCTAGTGTTAATCTCACAGACAGTTTTAACTTATACAACAATCTTAAGTATCCCACAAGTGTAGATAAGAATCAAGTTGAATGCTGTTTGAATGTTGATCACAgtgataacaaaacaaatataagtTTTCCAAACGAGGGTGCTAAagttattgtaaataatgtggATGAGGTCGATGAGAAGAAGAATAGGAAAAGGCGGGTTGTGAATGTGGTTCGAacgtttatagaagtcactacGTCTGATACAAGGAGGTATCTTGAGGCCACTGGCTCGTCGCTGCCCTCAAGTCATCCACCTTCGTTAATGGAGAGGAGAAGAAAGCCTGGGGAGACAGGCTCCAGTGCCCCACTTCTAAACTACATCTTCGATACATACTCCAATACACATCAACATAGAAATGAGAA GGTGGGGAATGGCAACAGTATTtacgcggcggcggcgcccgaGATAGAAGCTTTGGTCGGATCTACCGCTCATTTAGACTGCAAAGTGGACGCCCTTCATGATAAACTG GTATCCTGGGTGAGGCGGAAAAACGACGAAGATCCTATGGAGCTGCTGACTACGGGTACACAACAGTACACAGCTGATGACAG GTACTCAGCCCGCTTCATACCTCCAGACATATGGCGATTAGAAGTACGAGAGGTCCGTCCAACCGACGCAGCGCACTATGACTGTCAACTGTCGGCGCATCCACCTCGGACTGCGAGGGTCACGCTGAGGGTGCCTG AAGTGTCAGTGCGCATAGTagacggcgcgggcgcagcggtGTCAGAGCAAGTCTGTGAGGTTGGCAGCACTGTAGCTCTGCGGTGCGAGGTCAACGGCCTGAAGATGGAGGGGGGGCCGTCCTTGCTGTGGTATAGGAAGGATGATCTACTCAATGATGATACTACTAGGGGTGGGATAAG TGTACGAACCGAGTTCGGATCAAACGGCGCGAACTCAATACTGCGAGTGGCGCGCGTGCGCGGTGACGATGCGGGACGCTACACGTGCGCGATCGCACGCGCGCCGCCACCGACGCCGGCGCCTGCGCATGTCATACTGCATGTTATTAAAG GTGAGAGCCTAGCTGAGCTGCATCAGGGCGGCAGTCGGACATTTACCTCGTCGTGGGTGCTAACGTTGGCACTGTGCGTCCTTTTACAAGCCTAA